From the Haladaptatus sp. DJG-WS-42 genome, the window TGTTGGGTAAAGGCTTCTAACGCAACTTTTTGAGCGGCGCGCATGAAGCGCGCCGCGAAAAACTTTCATGAAAAAGGTTGCGAGCGCATCCGCGCTCACTTTTCTGACTGGGCACACCTCCCACAACCGCACCGCACAGCACGATTTGTAATCGTTCCGGAACACGACTTCGTCTGAGTTTGCGCACTCGTCTCACAATCACCCGAACTGCAAACCCTCTTCAAACCCCCCGTATTACACGCTGGTAACAATGGTCGTCACCACCCGTGACCTGCGGCCGGTGTTGCCTGCTCACCAGCAGTCGCCACGCCGTACGTGTTGTTGCTGAACGACTCATTTCTACTCGCGTCGCAGCCGACCACTCTCACCCACTCAATCAATGTTCAGCCAACTTTCCGAAGACATTCACACCGCAATCGAAAACGACCCGGCCGCAAAGAGCACCGCAGAGGCGCTTACCTACCCCGGCGTCCACGCACTCCTGTTTCACCGCCTCGCCCACGCGCTGCACACCCGCGGCTTTCGCGTGACCGCCCGCATCATTTCGCAGTTCGCCCGCTTTCTCACCGGCATCGAAATCCATCCCGGCGCGACAATCGGGCGACGACTGTTCATCGACCACGGCATGGGCGTCGTCATCGGTGAAACCGCAATCATCGGCGACGACGTGGTCATGTTCCACGGCGTGACGCTCGGCGGCACGTCATCGAATCCGAAAAAGCGCCACCCGACCATCGGGAACAACGTATTGCTCGGCGCGAACGCGACGTTGCTTGGCCCCATCGAAGTCGGTGACGGCGCGCAGGTCGGCGCTGGTGGCGTCGTTCTCACTGACGTGGCCCCAGACACCACCGTCGTTGGTGTTCCCGCCGAGCCCGTAGAGGACTAGCGGAAACCGCTTTTTACATCCACCTCCTTTCCTGCACTGTGACCGACGCATACGCCCATCTGCGAACGGACTCGACGCTCGCCGCGCTGATTGACGAACACGGCGAGATTGCCGTAGAGCGAGCCGACGACCCCTTTGCTCGCCTCGTGACCGCAATCATCAACCAACAGCTCTCGGTGCAGTCTGCGGCCGCCATCCGCGGGCGGCTGTTCGACCGCTACGAAATCACACCAGACGGCATCCGCGCGGCGGATGAAGAAGGGCTCAGAGAATGCGGCCTGTCGAGTCAGAAAATCCGCTACGTGCGCAACATCGCAGCCCACTTCGAAGACGGCGTCTCCCACGACTACTTCGCGCCGATGAGCGACGAGGAAGTCATCGATGACTTGACCGAGATTACCGGCGTCGGCGTTTGGACGGCGAAGATGTTCCTCATGTCCGTCCTCGCCCGCGAGGACGTGTTCCCGGTCGAAGACTTGGGAATCAGAAACGGGATGACCAAACTCTACGACCTCGAAGACGAGCAGGCGATGGTTGAGAAAGCAGACGACTGGCGACCGTATCGCAGCTATGCGAGTCGCTACGTCTGGCGCGCTATCGACTGAGCGGTAATTCGCGGAGTGACAACTGTCTGTACGTGACTGCCGACGGCAACCAATCTTGTGGCTGGTGTTCACCGCACGCTGAAGCGCCATAAGGAACGGTTTTACGCCACCCTTCCTGAGAGCGTATATGTCCATCAGAACCGCCGCCCGCGCCGTCGTCATCGAAGACGGACGGCTCCTCGTCACCGAAAATGAGACCGACACCAACCGCTGGTATCTGACACCGGGTGGCGGCCAACAGGCAGGCGAGACGCTCCACGACACCCTCCGCCGTGAAGTGCGCGAAGAAGTCGGTATCGAGGTAACGGTGGGGCCGCTGGTCGCCGTCCAAGAGTTCATCCCAGAAAAACACGGCCGACCGGATGGCCAGCAGCAAACGAATTTTCTGTTTCGGTGTGAACGCACTGGCGGCACAGTCGAATCTGCAAACGACGACGACCCGTACCAGATTGGCTGTACGTGGCTCCGCATCACCGACCTCGAAACGGAGGCGTTTTTCCCGAAGGGACTGACGCCGCTGTTGAAGGCCGACGAACCAGAAAAAATGCCGGTCTATCTCGGCGAGACGCGGTAGTTACTCCTCTATATCCTGCTCTTCTTCTTCGTCTTCGGAGAAGTCCTCTTCTGCGAGACGGCGCACGTCGACGTGGTAGTGCTTGAGGATGTCCCGCCCAAGGAGCAGTGGGTAGTCCATGTGACTACGGTCTTCGATGCTTGCGGTGACGGTGTGTTGGGTGCCGCCAATCCCGACGACAAGGTCGACGACCGGGCGAGAGCGCCCAGATTTCAGGCTACCGGATTTGACACGGACGATGTTCTTGATTGGGCCAGTCCCGATTTCCGCGGCGAGTTGCGCGTCAATCGAGGTGCGCTTTGCGCCCGTGTCGGACTTCGCGAGGATGCTCTGACTGCCACGCGTTCCCGAGATAAGCACTTCCTCAGTGTAGCCAACCACGAGCGGCTCGGAGGGTGCCTTCTGGGCGCGACGTGGTTTGCAGGCGGGCACCGAGTCGTCGAGCGTCGCAGAGAGTTCGCGAACGCGCTCTTGGTCGACGTCGCCGCCCGCGGCTTCGATGGCGAGTTTGGCGATGTACGGCGCGGCACTGCGGCCGGTTGCCTCGTAGAGGCCTTTGAACCCAGCGGTCGGGTTGACTTCGAGGACGTACCAGCCGTCTTCACCTTCGACGATGTCCACACCGGCGTAGTCGAGGCCGATGATTTCCTTGGATTTGAGCGCCATCTCGCGCACTTCGTCGGGGAGGCGCTGGCTCGCGTCTTCGACGTCACCGCCAAGGGCGACGTTCGTCCGCCAATCGTCTTCGGGCGCATAGCGGTTCATCGCGCCGATAATCTCGTCGCCGACGACGTAGACACGCAGGTCTCGGTGGCGCTCGCCGTCGCGCTCGATGAGCTTCTGGAGGAACGCCTGCCGGGTCCCGACTTTCGGGTTGACGGGGTCGTCCAGGTCAACGCGCCACGTCCCACCGCCGTGGGTGCCGATGGCGGTTTTGTAGACCGCTTCCTCACCGAATCGGTCGCGGCCCGCGTTCAGGTTGTCGCTCGACAGCGCGAGGAGGGCGTCCGGAACGGAGACGCCGTTCGAGGAGAGTGCGGCGGCGGCGGCGAACTTGTGCATCGCCGTCATCGTCGCCATTGGTTTGTTGAGCATCGGCCGAAGCTTCTCGAACGTCATGGCGAGGCCGAGGCGTTCTGCCGGTTGCTCTACGTTCGAGAGGAGGAGGCGGTTCGCGATGATGTCAACGTCCGGTTTGAACGAGATTTCGCCGTCAACGATGTCAACCTGCGTGTTTTCATCACGCAGCCATTCGGTATCGTAGCCAAGGTCGTCAACAGCGTTGAGAATCGCTTTTGTCTCTTTGCTGTTATGCGTGCTCAAGACGCCCACAGTGATGTCGCCAGTCATTACCCACTCTTTTCTGCCCCCTTCAAAAGTAGTGTCGGTGTTCGTCTCACGGTGAATCCTTTTTATACTCCCCCGCCTGAGTCAAGTTATGTCAAACGCGGCACCGCCGTTTACATTCGACGGCGGCCGGGTCGACCCCGGCGAGACGCGAAACTTTCGGTACACTGTGAGCGAGACCTATCTCGGAGATCCGGTACGCATTCCGGTGACAATTGTCAATGGCGAGCACCCCGGTCCGACGGCATTCGTCGGGGCTGCTACCCACGGCGACGAGCTAAACGGCATCGAGGTTGTCCGAGAAGTCGCCCACGAGTGGGACCACACGAATCTCCACGGCACAATCGTCTGTATCCCCGTGATGAACGTCCCCGCGTTCATTGCTCAACAGCGCTATCTCCCCATCTACGACCGTGACCTGAACCGCTCGTTCCCGGGTAACGACTACGGGACGAGCGCGAAACGGATGGCCAATCGCATTTTCAAGAACTTCATCGAGCCGTGTGACTTCGCACTCGACTTTCACACCTCGACGCGCGGCCGGACGAACATGCTCCACGTCCGCGGCGACATGGCCAATGAGAAGGTCGCTCGCCTATCCCGGGCGTTCGCGTCGAACGTCATCCTCTCCGGGTCGGCACCAGACGGCTCGCTGCGCGGAGAAGCCACCCGCTACGGCGTGCCCTGTATCACCATCGAGATGGGCGAAGCCCACCGTTTCCAGCGCGAACTCATCGACCGCGCACTCGAAGGCGTCGAGAGCGTGTTCGCAGAGTACGGCATGCGCCCGACCAAATCCGTCCACTGGCCCGGCTGGCGGACGATCATCGAGGACACGAGCGAGAAGACGTGGCTGCGGGCAGACGCTGGCGGCCTCGTCGATATGCACTACGAACGCGGAGCGCTCGTCTACGAGGGCGACCGCATCTGTAAGATTACGAATCCGTTCAAGACAGACACCTCGGAGATCGAAGCGCCCTTCACGGGCCTGCTCGTCGGCGTGCTCGAAAACCCGCTCGTGTACCCCGGAAATCCGATTTGCCACCTCGTGAAACTGGACGAAACCACCCAACGCGCGCTCGAACGCGAGCAGACCGCGGCGATGAAGGCCGTCCACGAGAGCGAGCAGTCCTAACCACAGTTTTCACTTCTCGCGGACTCCGCCGGGTTAGTAACTTCTATACACCCGTAGTCCCACGCTCCGAGTAGGTACCATGAGTCAGTCTTACAACCGTGGCCTCATCGAGGACTTCGGCCGCTGGCGGGAGTTCTCCGCCGGGATGTGGGCTTGGATTTTCCACAAGTTCACCGGCTGGGTTCTTATTGGCTATCTCTTCACGCACATTGCCGTGTTGAGCACTGCAACCGCCAGCGACCCCGCGTTATACACTCAGACACTGCAGGGATTGGAGAGCCTGATGCTCGTCCGATTCCTCGAAGTCGGGTTGCTCGCGGTGGCCGTGTTCCACATCCTCAATGGCCTCAGATTGCTGTTCGTTGACCTCGGCGTCGGCCTCGAAGCCGAGGACAAGAGTTTCTACGCATCGCTCATCTTGACCGGTGCAATCGTCGTCGCAAGCGTGCCGACGTTCATGCACGGGGTGTTCTAAAATGGCAGAACGCTACTCCTCGTTCGAGTACGGTGGCACCCGCTGGCTGCTCCAGCGGCTGACGGCCGCCTTCCTCGTCGTCGTGCTTGCCTTCCACTTCATGCTTCTGCACTTTGCGAATCTCCCGTCTGAGATTACGATTGCCCAGACAGCCCAACGGATGCAGCAACCGGGCTACTTCGTCACGATGGTGCTGTTCCTCGTGACGGCAACGTTCCACGGCGTAAACGGCGTCTACAACGCGCTCGTGAACCAGGGCTTAAAGGGCACGCAGAAATCTGTCGTCAAGTACGTCCTCATCATCGCCGGACTCGCGCTGACCGCACAGGGCATCCGCGTGGCGATTGCAATGACCGGGGTGAGCCTCTAACTATGAGCACGCAAATTCCCGAAACTGAATCCGAATCAGAAGAGCTAGCACAGTCCTCGAAGCCAGAACACCAACAGCGCCGTATGGCCGAGAAACGCGAACGACGGGTCGAACGCGAGGCAGAAGCAGAAGCCGACGCCGCCGCGTTCGACGAGACCATCCACCTGAAGGTCTTCCGCTACGACCCGGAAGTCGAAGGCAAGAAAGAGCCGCGCTTCGACGACTTCCACGTCCCGTTCAAACAGGGCATGACGGTTCTCGACGCGCTCATGCAGGCGCGCGACATCTTCGACTCCAGTCTCACGTTCCGTCACTCGTGTCGTCAAGCCATCTGTGGCTCCGACGCGATGTTCGTAAACGGCAAACAGCGTCTGTGTTGTAAGACCCAAATCTCGGATCTTTCTGAGCCAGTTCGCGTCGAACCGCTCCCTCACCAAGAGGTCGTCAAAGACCTCGTCGTGGACATGGAGCACTTCTACGACCAGATGGAGTCGGTCGAACCGTACTTCCAGACGAACGACCTGCCCGCTGGCGAAGAACAGCGCCAGACCCGCGAGAACCGCGAGAAGGTCAAGATGTCCACGCGCTGTATCTGGTGTGGCGCGTGTATGTCCTCGTGTAACATCGCCGCTGGCGACAACGAGTATCTCGGCCCGGCCGCGCTCAACAAGGCCTACCGCTTTGCGATGGACGAGCGCGAGGGCGAGGACATGAAACAGCACCGCCTGCAGATTATCGAAGAGGAGCACGGCGTCTGGCGCTGTCAGACCCAGTTCTCCTGTACGAACGTCTGCCCGAAAGACATCCCGCTTACCGAGCACATTCAGGAACTCAAGCGAGAAGCGGTCAAGAACAACCTGAAATTCTGGTAACATGCACGAACACGACGTAATTGTGGTCGGCGCAGGCGGCGCGGGGCTCCGCGCGGCCGTGGCGGCCCACGAAGAAGGTGCGGACGTGGCAATGGTCACGAAGCTCCACCCGGTTCGCAGTCACACGGGTGCTGCAGAAGGTGGCATCAACGCCGCCCTCCGTGAGGGTGATTCTTGGGAAAGCCACGCCTACGACACGATGAAGGGGTCTGACTTCCTCGGTGACGCCCCGGCTATCGAAACGCTCTGTCAGACCTCGCCCGACGAGGTCATCCAACTCGAACACTGGGGCATGCCGTTCTCCCGCGAAGAAGACGGCCGTGTCTCCCAGCGCCCATTCGGTGGCCTCTCGTTCCCACGGACGACGTACGCCGGTGCCGAAACCGGCCACCACCTGCTCCACACGATGTACGAGCAGGTCGTCAAACGCGGCATCACGGTGTACGACGAGTGGTACGTCTCCCGCCTCGCGGTGACCGACCACGACGACCCAGAAGACCGCACCTGTCACGGTGTCGTCGCAATCGACATCCAGACCGGTCGCGTCGAGGGGTTCAAGGCAAACAAGGGTGTCATCATCGCAACTGGTGGGCCCGGACAGGCCTTCGACCACACGACGAACGCGGTCTCCTGTACCGGTGACGGCCCGGCGATGGCCTACCGAGCAGGCGTCCCGCTCGAGGACATGGAGTTCATCCAGTTCCACCCGACCACGCTGCCATCGACGGGGGTCCTCATCTCCGAAGGTGTCCGTGGTGAAGGTGGCATCCTCTACAACGCAAACGGTGAACGCCTCATGTTCGAGTACGGCTACGCGAACAACGACGGCGAACTCGCCAGCCGTGACGTGGTGGCGCGCGCTGAGTTGACGGAAGTCAACGAAGGCCGCGGCATCGAAGACGAGTACGTCCACCTCGATATGCGCCACCTCGGCGACGAGCGCATCATCGACCGCCTCGAGAACATCCTGCACCTCGCGGCTGACTTCGAGGGCGTAGACGGCCTTGAACGGCCGATGCCCGTCAAACCCGGCCAGCACTACGCGATGGGCGGCATCGAGACCGACGAGAACGGGGAAACCTGTATCGCCGGCCTCTACGCCGCAGGCGAGTGTGCCTGTGTGAGCGTCCACGGGGC encodes:
- the cysE gene encoding serine O-acetyltransferase, producing MFSQLSEDIHTAIENDPAAKSTAEALTYPGVHALLFHRLAHALHTRGFRVTARIISQFARFLTGIEIHPGATIGRRLFIDHGMGVVIGETAIIGDDVVMFHGVTLGGTSSNPKKRHPTIGNNVLLGANATLLGPIEVGDGAQVGAGGVVLTDVAPDTTVVGVPAEPVED
- a CDS encoding DNA-3-methyladenine glycosylase 2 family protein; this translates as MTDAYAHLRTDSTLAALIDEHGEIAVERADDPFARLVTAIINQQLSVQSAAAIRGRLFDRYEITPDGIRAADEEGLRECGLSSQKIRYVRNIAAHFEDGVSHDYFAPMSDEEVIDDLTEITGVGVWTAKMFLMSVLAREDVFPVEDLGIRNGMTKLYDLEDEQAMVEKADDWRPYRSYASRYVWRAID
- a CDS encoding NUDIX domain-containing protein, producing MSIRTAARAVVIEDGRLLVTENETDTNRWYLTPGGGQQAGETLHDTLRREVREEVGIEVTVGPLVAVQEFIPEKHGRPDGQQQTNFLFRCERTGGTVESANDDDPYQIGCTWLRITDLETEAFFPKGLTPLLKADEPEKMPVYLGETR
- a CDS encoding RimK family alpha-L-glutamate ligase, producing the protein MTGDITVGVLSTHNSKETKAILNAVDDLGYDTEWLRDENTQVDIVDGEISFKPDVDIIANRLLLSNVEQPAERLGLAMTFEKLRPMLNKPMATMTAMHKFAAAAALSSNGVSVPDALLALSSDNLNAGRDRFGEEAVYKTAIGTHGGGTWRVDLDDPVNPKVGTRQAFLQKLIERDGERHRDLRVYVVGDEIIGAMNRYAPEDDWRTNVALGGDVEDASQRLPDEVREMALKSKEIIGLDYAGVDIVEGEDGWYVLEVNPTAGFKGLYEATGRSAAPYIAKLAIEAAGGDVDQERVRELSATLDDSVPACKPRRAQKAPSEPLVVGYTEEVLISGTRGSQSILAKSDTGAKRTSIDAQLAAEIGTGPIKNIVRVKSGSLKSGRSRPVVDLVVGIGGTQHTVTASIEDRSHMDYPLLLGRDILKHYHVDVRRLAEEDFSEDEEEEQDIEE
- a CDS encoding succinylglutamate desuccinylase/aspartoacylase family protein, with amino-acid sequence MSNAAPPFTFDGGRVDPGETRNFRYTVSETYLGDPVRIPVTIVNGEHPGPTAFVGAATHGDELNGIEVVREVAHEWDHTNLHGTIVCIPVMNVPAFIAQQRYLPIYDRDLNRSFPGNDYGTSAKRMANRIFKNFIEPCDFALDFHTSTRGRTNMLHVRGDMANEKVARLSRAFASNVILSGSAPDGSLRGEATRYGVPCITIEMGEAHRFQRELIDRALEGVESVFAEYGMRPTKSVHWPGWRTIIEDTSEKTWLRADAGGLVDMHYERGALVYEGDRICKITNPFKTDTSEIEAPFTGLLVGVLENPLVYPGNPICHLVKLDETTQRALEREQTAAMKAVHESEQS
- the sdhC gene encoding succinate dehydrogenase, cytochrome b556 subunit is translated as MSQSYNRGLIEDFGRWREFSAGMWAWIFHKFTGWVLIGYLFTHIAVLSTATASDPALYTQTLQGLESLMLVRFLEVGLLAVAVFHILNGLRLLFVDLGVGLEAEDKSFYASLILTGAIVVASVPTFMHGVF
- a CDS encoding succinate dehydrogenase hydrophobic membrane anchor subunit, encoding MAERYSSFEYGGTRWLLQRLTAAFLVVVLAFHFMLLHFANLPSEITIAQTAQRMQQPGYFVTMVLFLVTATFHGVNGVYNALVNQGLKGTQKSVVKYVLIIAGLALTAQGIRVAIAMTGVSL
- a CDS encoding succinate dehydrogenase/fumarate reductase iron-sulfur subunit, yielding MSTQIPETESESEELAQSSKPEHQQRRMAEKRERRVEREAEAEADAAAFDETIHLKVFRYDPEVEGKKEPRFDDFHVPFKQGMTVLDALMQARDIFDSSLTFRHSCRQAICGSDAMFVNGKQRLCCKTQISDLSEPVRVEPLPHQEVVKDLVVDMEHFYDQMESVEPYFQTNDLPAGEEQRQTRENREKVKMSTRCIWCGACMSSCNIAAGDNEYLGPAALNKAYRFAMDEREGEDMKQHRLQIIEEEHGVWRCQTQFSCTNVCPKDIPLTEHIQELKREAVKNNLKFW
- a CDS encoding FAD-binding protein, giving the protein MHEHDVIVVGAGGAGLRAAVAAHEEGADVAMVTKLHPVRSHTGAAEGGINAALREGDSWESHAYDTMKGSDFLGDAPAIETLCQTSPDEVIQLEHWGMPFSREEDGRVSQRPFGGLSFPRTTYAGAETGHHLLHTMYEQVVKRGITVYDEWYVSRLAVTDHDDPEDRTCHGVVAIDIQTGRVEGFKANKGVIIATGGPGQAFDHTTNAVSCTGDGPAMAYRAGVPLEDMEFIQFHPTTLPSTGVLISEGVRGEGGILYNANGERLMFEYGYANNDGELASRDVVARAELTEVNEGRGIEDEYVHLDMRHLGDERIIDRLENILHLAADFEGVDGLERPMPVKPGQHYAMGGIETDENGETCIAGLYAAGECACVSVHGANRLGGNALPELIVYGARAGRHAAGTDLGEAQIQTGRSAKSEEGNIDSPVPLGAVDATDEDVAADGAAVDVETVISKAVEAENARIERLMTKDEGLQHAEIRHKLQKAMTANVNVFRTEDGLKQALRDIREAREAYEDVYVADPSRTFNTDLIHTIETQNLIDIAETITAGALARTEFRGAHWRAEHQERKDEEWIKHTLMAWNDGSPELYYKPVILEGEEKTYEPKVRSY